TGGAGCCCTATGACCTCTGTGTGGATGGTGGGGGATCCCAGGCTCAAATCTCCCAGGAATTCTTGTCCTACTCCAAGGACCCAATACCGAATCTAGTCAACCTCAGTCTAGACCCCAGGGAATCTCTTTCCCAGACTCAATCtatactttttctaaaaatattttttttattgatttcagagaggaaggaagagggagagagagagaaacatcaatgatgccctaacccagtggtcggcaaaccgcagctcgtgagccacatgcgcctctttggccccttgagtgtggctcttccacaaaataccacgtgagggaGCGCACGtccagtgcgactgaaactttgtggcccatgcgcagaagtccgttttcggcctgggcgagtctattttgaagaagtggcgttagaagtggggggtggacatatagagagcATGAACGAAAAGAGATAGAttaaacaagtatacaagacgagtgtagatggcagagttggaaggggttgacctcagcaaatgtacctcaatcagattgaggatgtttttagcaaaggccagcttaggagtaccctaattaagttagtaacaatgtaccttacctatatagtttaagtttaaaaaatttggctctcaaaagaaatttcaatcgttgtactgttgatatttggctctgttgactaatgagtttgccgaccactgccctaactggtttggctcagtggatagagcgtcggcctgcggactcaagggtcccaggttcgattccggtcaagggcatgcaccttcatttgcaggcacatacccagtagggagtgtgcaggaggcagctgatcaatgtttctctcttgtcgatgtttctaactctctatatctctcccttcctctctgtaaaaaatcattaaaatatatttttttaaaaaaagaaagaaaagaaacatcaatgatgacagagaatcattgatcggctgcctcctgcacaacccctattggggattgagcctgcaacctggtcatgtgcccttgacagggattgaacccaggacccttcagtccgcaggtcgacactctatccactgagccagaccggttaggacAATCCATACTCAGTCCTACTTCCAAGTCACCGGGATCACAACAGACCACCCGAACTCAATCCCTGAACCCTGGGGCCAAATGTTCATGGATCCCTTTCCAGACCTGATCCAACCCATGGTCCACAAAACACTGGGGCCCCCAGAGCAGTTCAAGACCACCAAGCTGGCATGAGCTCCCAAATCTATCACAAATGCTTGGTGTTTCCTGCCTCCTTTTCTCAGAGCAGGTGCAGAATCAATTTGTCCGTCATTACAAGAGCCCCACAGGACAGGTGGTATGGAAGAGAAGGCATCTGTTCAGGGTCACAAAGCCCAGAGCAGAGCCAGGCTGCTCCAGGGCTCCACCTTCAGGAGCTGCCATGTCCCCCACCTGGGCTGGGATCTGAGCACCCACCTGCTCTAGCCGGCTTTGCCGCTGTTTGAAAGCCTCCAGCGGGTCATCCTCCAGGGCATAGTGTTCCAGCACGGTCCGGACATCCTCCACACCATTCAATGCAAtagctggggacacagcaggcAGGAGTCAGCCAGGCTGAAGGCCAGAGGCAGGCAGGCCCACAAGCATAAAGGTGAAATACTAGGGGATCAGTACTACATGGAACACTTCTCAACAATTTAAAAGGGCTCCCCTAAATATTCCTGAAGAGCACCCCAAACATTCTAAGCTTCTAAAGACTGCAAGATGCTCATGGACCTTCCACATCTCAAGTACCCAGTTTTACATGAAAAACAAGTCAAAATCAAGTGACTATCATTCCTCTTGAGGATCAAAGGCTCTGGGGTCAGAAGTCAGGTCAGGGGTCAGCCTCACTCTTGAGGAAGGCGGACAGGTCCAACAAGACCCGGTCATCAGAGTTGCCGTCCCAGGGCCGCAGTGCGACACCATTGTAGGGCTGTAGGCGGAAGGCTTCCTTCTTGCAGTCCACAACCACCACACGGGCTGGGTCCCGATTCAGACAGGAAATGTCCTAGGAGTGGGGAGTAAGTTAGTTAAAGCCTATGCCCCTTCCCCTTCCACCAAGAAcccacaaagaaagagacagacacagacacacacacaccattgcaCATCAGGATCATCATGATGGAGCCTCCCAAAGACCAAGCTGGGAGGATAGCATCAAATTCCCCAGGGAGCTAGTCACACTGATTCCTGGACCCAGGGCCTGGTACACGGACAGGTTGATTTGGGAGGAAGCCAAGCACTTGTGTGTTCAACCACTGCCCCAAGTGACTGTGACATGTTGAAAGTTTGTGAACCTCTCGCccagattaagaagtacagatcgcactagccggtttggctcaatgggtagagcgtaagtctgcggactgaagagtcccgggtttaattccagtcaaggacacgtacctcgattgcaggctccatcccttgtcctggtcagggcctgtgcaggaggcaaccaatcgatgtgtctctctccctgcctttccccattccttccactctctaaaaatcaattaggtgaggattaacagcaacaaaaaaagaagTGCGGACAGATCTGTAGCCACACTGGGACTCACTCAAAGACAGGCACCCAGACACAGGCCCTTCAAACCCTCAATCACAGTTCACATCGTTCTGAACCTTGAAGAACTACGTAGATCCACCAACATACAGTGAGAAAGCCAACAGGCACCTAAACATATGGGAACTTGGACCTAGAGTCACAGAGACCCACGAACTCCTGTTTCCATGGGTATGTTGCTGGTGACAGCAACAGACCCAGGTCAAACAAACCCCAACAGGATCTCAGATAAGATACTATAATTACACAATCCCAGAGACACTCAGTTCcagacacagagaaataaaaacagcctcctttcccccccacttCCATTGCCAGattctggggaagggagaggacccAGAGGCCCAGTCTAGGCTGGGGACAGGATCAGACCTGGAGCAGCCCCAGAAGCAGGACTGACACTAGGGTCAGAGCTGGGTCCTCTTTCCCTCAGGAAGTGccaactccccacccccattcccagaGATACACCCATGGCCCCGATATGGCACCTTAACATGGTGCCCATCCATGTATCGTGTAGCATCCCGGAAGAGGCGGTAGGAGATGAAGCCGTGGGGGTCCACACTGTCGATGAGTGGAAATGCAGTCTGGGGTACAATGGAGGAGGAACGAAGTCAGGCTgagccctggccctgcagctctCATACCTCCCACACGaccacccctcccttcctccagggcCTCACCATGCCAGTCTCTGATGTAAAGATGACGATTTCATATAAAGGGGCAAGCTGTTGGAATAAGGTCTCTATGCCTGGACGCTTCTTAAACCTCCAGCcagtggccagctggggagacagTGAGAAGAGTAAAGCACTGAGACCCAGAGGTCCCCAAAAGAACAAAGACCCAGCCTGAGGGGTTCCCAGAACCAGCCTGCTCTTCCCCTGTCCTTATGGCTCTTGAGGGGTTCATGGTGGGGAGCATCACATTGAGGATAGAGGCAATTAGACAGAGTGACACCTCcttcccaagatcacacagtggAGCTTGGGCTGAATCCAGACTGGCTCCAGTCTATGCTCCTAACCACATCATCAGGATCTGGCCACCCAGGTCTATCCAGTGTCCCCAACCTGCTGCCTTCCCCAGGACACACCGACCACTCAGGGTGCAAGAGGACGCCAGTGAGCTCCAAGACCAGCGTGTAGGGCGGCTGATAGTACGGCTCTCGCAGAGGGTCTGGGAGAAGGCAGGGGCTAGTGGGCTCGATGATCATCTGTGGTACAGGGACAGAATGGGGGCATTCAGACAAGGAGCAGGGGGCTGGGGAATGGAGGGATAGGGActgggcccagggctcctgcTCACCTGTCTATAATCTTTGAAATATTTGTATGTCCGGCGCAACTGCTGTACCAGAATTGGATCTAGAACACCGGGGCACAAAGGGATTCCAAGATAAGCCACTGTTCAATCTCTGGACAAACCATGGCTTTACTTACGTACCAGATCTGTTTTGAACCAGCTCATTTCTAAGTCCAAAGGTAGTAGGCAATGACATAACCAGACAggaacaaatatatttattcacCTGCCCAATTTTAACTTAAATACTTCTATCCACACACCACCCCAggtataaaatagaatatttatacATCTGCCCACTTGAAGCCCACCTATAGCTCTGCTGACATGATGCCATTATAATTACTTAATTTGTAAACACTAGGCTTCCAGATCTGCCTGCTTTAAGTCAGTATGCTGAGTCTAGTTAAAAAATGATGGATAGACAGTCCGGCAGGTGTTGTCCAGtggttgacccatgaatcaggtcacagtttgattcccagttggggcacatgcccgggctgcaggctcgatccccagtgtagggcatgcaggagccagccaatcaatgattctcattgttggtgtttctatccctctcttcctctatgaaattaataaaaacttttttttttaatgatagcaTATACACACATTTGTgtactttaaaccagtggttctcaactaggaGCAATtttgtctccccctctccccaggaaATTTGGCAATGTATGGAAATATTTCTGATTGTCAGGATACTAGcatctagtacaggggtgggcaaactttttgactcgagggccacaatgggttcttacactggaccggagggccggaacaaaagcatggatggagtgtttgtgtgaactaatataaattcaaagtaaacatcattacataaaagggtacagtctgttttgttttttgtttttttagttttattcatttcaaacgggccgtagtttgcccacggctgagtatGTTGAGGCCCAAGAAGCTGCTacacatcctacaatgcacaggacactccccca
This is a stretch of genomic DNA from Myotis daubentonii chromosome 15, mMyoDau2.1, whole genome shotgun sequence. It encodes these proteins:
- the TIMM50 gene encoding mitochondrial import inner membrane translocase subunit TIM50, yielding MATSAALALRWRSGLSLGARGLCARLVTPPPRASDQAKGIGSRPSTKAQAQGSQQQQGAEGPSYAKKVALWLAGLLGAGGTVSVVYIFGNNSVDETGAKIPDEFDNDPILVQQLRRTYKYFKDYRQMIIEPTSPCLLPDPLREPYYQPPYTLVLELTGVLLHPEWSLATGWRFKKRPGIETLFQQLAPLYEIVIFTSETGMTAFPLIDSVDPHGFISYRLFRDATRYMDGHHVKDISCLNRDPARVVVVDCKKEAFRLQPYNGVALRPWDGNSDDRVLLDLSAFLKTIALNGVEDVRTVLEHYALEDDPLEAFKQRQSRLEQEEQQRLAELSRSSKQTLFFSSLTSRLWPRSKQP